A single region of the Coregonus clupeaformis isolate EN_2021a chromosome 40, ASM2061545v1, whole genome shotgun sequence genome encodes:
- the LOC121571641 gene encoding follistatin-related protein 1 encodes MMLQSVPFLVLLAIAFCQAEEVQSKSKVCANVFCGAGRECVVTEKGEPSCLCIESCKPHKRSVCGSNSKTYRNHCELHRDACLTGLKIQVAHDGHCQEKKAEQAAASPVVCYVADRNELRHRVIQWLQTEVVPDGWFVKGSNFTDILLKYFKNYDNGDSTLDSSELLKFIQHNDSNVDMQSYADQESNKLLRSLCVDALIELSDENADWKLSFDEFLSCLKPGFNPPEKKCALEDETYDDGSETQVECNRCVCACGNWVCTAMTCTDKTAVVEETGEAGQEMTEEEWSLRVTELNKHQETVEKMKASTKEA; translated from the exons GAGGTGCAGAGTAAGAGTAAGGTGTGTGCCAATGTGTTTTGTGGCGCAGGAAGGGAGTGTGTCGTCACTGAGAAGGGAGAGCCCAGCTGCTTGTGTATAGAG agCTGTAAGCCCCACAAGCGTTCAGTGTGTGGCAGTAACAGTAAGACGTACCGCAACCACTGTGAGCTCCACCGAGATGCCTGTCTCACCGGCCTCAAGATCCAGGTGGCCCACGACGGACACTGCCAGG AGAAGAAAGCAGAGCAAGCAGCTGCCAGCCCAG tgGTGTGTTACGTAGCAGACCGTAATGAGTTGAGGCATCGTGTGATCCAGTGGCTGCAGACTGAGGTGGTCCCAGACGGCTGGTTTGTCAAGGGCTCCAACTTTACCGACATCCTGCTCAAATActtcaag AACTACGACAATGGTGACTCCACGCTGGACTCCTCAGAGCTTCTCAAATTCATCCAACATAATGACTCCAACGTGGACATGCAGTCATACGCAGACCAGGAGAGCAACAAGCTGCTcag AAGCCTGTGTGTGGACGCCCTGATCGAGCTGTCCGATGAGAACGCTGACTGGAAGCTTAGCTTCGATGAATTCCTCAGCTGCCTGAAGCCCGGCTTCAACCCACCTGAGAAGA AGTGTGCCCTGGAGGATGAGACCTATGATGATGGGTCTGAGACGCAGGTGGAGTGTAAccgctgtgtgtgtgcctgtggcaACTGGGTCTGCACCGCCATGACCTGCACTG ACAAGACAGCGGTTGTCGAGGAGACCGGGGAGGCGGGACAGGAGATGACCGAGGAGGAATGGAGCCTCCGTGTGACCGAGCTTAACAAGCACCAG GAAACAGTGGAGAAGATGAAGGCCAGCACAAAGGAGGCCTAA